In Fulvitalea axinellae, the DNA window CGGCAATGGTTTGCTCCTCTTTCGGCATTCCTTTTACGGACTGCGGAAAGAGAACCACACGTCTATCTCCGTACAAGCCTGTTTTTACGGGTAGGCGTCCCGTCATCAGCCCTCCCCTACTCGGCGAACAAACCGCCGAAGCCGTATAAAAAGAGTTGAATTTCAGTCCCTCGTTCGCCATTCGGTCGATATGCGGAGTGGCTACGCTGGGGTGGCCGTAAGCGCCCAAATCCCCGTAGCCCATATCGTCGGCGTTTATGATAATGATATTCGGGCTGTCTTTACGATCGTTGTCCTTAGAACAGGAAGCGAATAACAGACTACACGCCACGCCCAACGTCATGTTTAAAAACTTGTTCTTTCTCATCTGATATAAAATAAAAATACCCTTACCTTAACCGCTGAATTCAGCCAACCGAAAATGCCTCTGGTGAAAATCGCTTTCGATTTACCCTGACCGAATTCCTGTGCCAATGTAAAAGATCAAATGAAATATCTGGGGGCGCAATCTATCCAAACATCTCAGTACGAACATTTGGAAGTCAGATTTAAATCATAAGTAAACGAATACCCTTTCGGCCCAAACAACGTATACACACCAAAAAAACATTTTGACCACATCAAACCCCACCGTACTTTTCGACGGAGTCTGCAATCTTTGTGACAAGACCGTCCGCTTTGTGATTCGCCACGACCGCAAGGCGAAGATAAAATTCGCCTCGCTACAATCAGCCACCGGACAAAAGTTGCTGGAACGGCACGGACTTCCGGTTCAGGATTTCGAAACGTTTGTGTTTATAGAAGACGGGCGGGCCTACACCAAATCCACGGCTGCTCTAAAAGTTCTTTCCACTCTCGGCGGAGGATGGAAAGTATTGGCCGCGTTTCGGTTTGTCCCTGAAAAAATACGGGACTTCGCCTATTTGTGGATAGCGAAAAGAAGGTATAAGCTATTCGGGAAAAAAGAGGTTTGCGAGCTTCCGTTACCCAGCGTGAGGGAAAGATTTTTGGGGTGATGTTTTGGTCTTAGGTATCAGGTATTAAGTATTAGGCACTGAATCCATGTGCTACCTAATACTTAATACCTAAGACCTGATACTCCCCCTCTCTAAGCATTCATCTCAATGCCCATTCGCTCCATTAGCTTCGAGGCGTTGAAACTTTTGCAGATTCCTTCCTTGAGTTTATAATCGAAATTGATCTCGTCGCCGTCGATGTCGCTTGAAAAATGGAAATTCTTCAGGTAAGAAGATTCCACCGCCATTTGGCCCAGTTCCAAATCGTGTGTGGAAACCATACCGGTACATCCGTTTCTGTTTAGCTGACGAATCAAGGCCGCCGCGCCGGCGTGTCGGTCTTTTGAGTTTGTCCCTTTCAGAATTTCATCCAACATAAAGAACACGGGCACTCCCTCCCCCAATCGGTCCAGAAGCCCGCGGATACGGCGCAACTCGGCGTAGAACGACGACACGTTCTCTTCCAGACTGTCCGAAGTCCGCATGCCAGTGTAGACTTGCATTACAGATATGCGCATGGAATCCGCGCAAACCGGAGCGCCGCCAAGCGCCAAAACGGCGTTTACGCCAACGGTACGCAAGAACGTACTCTTGCCGGACATATTCGACCCTGTAACCAAACAGACGCTCCCGTCGCCGGAAAGGCCGAAGTCATTTGTCACCCGCCTGTCGGACGGGATAAGCGGATGGCCCAAACTCTCGGCCTCGAAGGCGTAACGTTCGTCTGTCACTTTCGGGAAACGGTAAGCGGGATTCGCAGCCGAAAAGCCCGAAATACTGGCCAAGGCTTCGATATTGCCCACGGCTTCGAACCACGACCTTATGCTGGATCCGTATTTTTTGCGCCAGCGAACGGCTTTGATCAGCCAGTAGAGGTCCAACAGGAAAAGAATATCCATTGCCGGATAAAAGATATTGGCCCGGCT includes these proteins:
- a CDS encoding thiol-disulfide oxidoreductase DCC family protein, translating into MTTSNPTVLFDGVCNLCDKTVRFVIRHDRKAKIKFASLQSATGQKLLERHGLPVQDFETFVFIEDGRAYTKSTAALKVLSTLGGGWKVLAAFRFVPEKIRDFAYLWIAKRRYKLFGKKEVCELPLPSVRERFLG